The DNA window CAAAAATTAAATAGGGTCGCTGAATTAGAACAGCAGATTATTTATGAAGATGATTGTCTATTAGTGTTAAATAAACCTTCTGGTATGGCAGTACATGGAGGCAGTGGTGTAGATTTTGGGGTTATCGAAGCTTTGCGTGCATTGCGTCCACAGGCACGTTTTTTAGAGTTAGTGCATCGTCTCGATCGAGATACATCAGGGATTTTATTAGTTGCTAAAAAACGTTCGGCTTTACGTCATTTGCACGAGCAGTTACGTCTTAAAACAGTACAAAAAGATTATTTAGCTTTAGTAAGGGGACAATGGCAATCGCATTGTAAAGTTGTGCGAGCACCATTATTGAAAAATGAATTATCTAGCGGAGAACGTATTGTTAAAGTTAGTGATCAGGGTAAACCTGCTGAAACACGTTTTAAAATAGAAGAACGTTATTTGCAAGCGACTTTAGTAAAAGCTTCGCCAATTACAGGACGAACGCATCAAATCCGAGTACATTGCCAAACCACAGGTCACCCAATAGCTTTTGATTCGAAATATGGTGAAAAAAATTTTGATCAACAATTGGCAATGACAGGTTTAAACCGTTTATTTTTACATGCAGTTGCAATTCGCTTAACGCATCCAAAAAGTGGCGAAACATTACAGTTTTATGCTCCTTTAGATCAACAATTAAAAGGTGTTTTGCAACAATTACGCCAGCAATAAGCACGAAGTTAAAGAGCTTTGTTGGATTAAAAAATACCTAGTTCGGCTGTAAAGTTTGCTTAGAATTCATTGCAATTAACAACAAAAACTTGTCAAAAATAAATAATCAGGTATTATAGCCGTCTAGATGGATATATGAATTATTTTACTATTTAAAATTAATAGAATTAAGGAACAGATAATGTCAATTTACCTTTTTACCTCTGAATCAGTCTCTGAAGGACATCCCGATAAAATTGCTGATCAAATTTCAGATGCAGTACTTGATGAAATCTTAAAGCAAGATCCGAAAGCACGAGTTGCTTGTGAAACCTATGTAAAAACAGGAATGGCATTGATTGGTGGTGAAATTACCACGTCTGCTTGGGTTGATATTGAAAATTTAGCACGTCAGGTAATTTGTGATATTGGTTATACCAGTTCAGATATGGGATTTGATGGGAATTCTTGTGCGGTGTTAAATGCGATTGGTAAACAGTCTTCAGATATTAATCAAGGGGTTGATCGAGAAAATCCATTAGATCAAGGTGCGGGTGACCAAGGGATTATGTTTGGTTATGCAACCAATGAAACAGAGGTATTAATGCCTGCTGCAATAACATATTCTCATCGTTTAATGGAGCGTCAAGCAGAAGTGCGTAAAAAAGGTATTTTACCTTGGTTACGCCCAGATGCGAAAAGTCAGCTAACTTTTGCTTATGAAAATGGCAAAATTAAAGGGATTGATGCAGTCGTTCTTTCCACACAGCATTGTGATAGTGTCTCTCAAGCTGATCTACATGAAGGGGTAATGGAAGAAATCATTAAACCTATTTTACCAAGCCAGTGGTTAAACCAAGATACTAAGTATTTTATTAACCCAACAGGACGTTTTGTTATCGGTGGTCCAATGGGAGATTGTGGTTTAACAGGACGTAAAATTATCGTTGATACCTACGGTGGTGCAGCTCGTCATGGTGGTGGTGCGTTTTCAGGAAAAGATCCATCAAAAGTTGATCGTTCTGCTGCTTATGCGGCACGTTATGTTGCTAAAAATATTGTTGCTGCAGGCTTAGCAGATCGTTGTGAAATTCAACTTTCTTATGCTATTGGTGTTGCAGAGCCAACTTCAGTGATGATTGAAACCTTTGGTACAGGCAAAGTATCAAACGATACTTTAGTGAAATTAGTACGTCAACATTTTGACTTACGTCCTTATGGATTGATCAAAATGCTTGATTTAATTAGACCAATTTACCGTCAAACTGCTGCTTATGGTCATTTTGGGCGTGAACAATTCCCATGGGAAAAAACAGATAAAGCAGAAGAACTGAAAGCGGCAATTAAATAATTTTCGATAAATGGATTATAAAAAACGCTCCTTGAAATAAGGTAGCGTTTTTTTGTTTTCTTGAAAGATAAGATTTTGACCTAAACAATACTTATTTCTGTTTTATAGTATATTCCATTTGTGCTCTTTCTATGAAAGAGGAGGAGTTGTCTTATCAATGGTTCTTAATGATACTTCGCCACTATGAAAGGTTAAAATCTCTGACGGTGTTTTTATACATAGCTGTCCTTGTATATTTACCCCAATATTTTTTCCTGTAATAGTTTGATTTTCTTGGATAATTTTTACAGGCAAACCAAAATAGGCATCATAGTCTTGCCATTGAGTAATAAAAGGTGAAAAGCCAGATTGAGTAAATTGGCTTAAAGTTTGATTAAGATGTTGAATGATTGTAGCAAGTATTTTGGTGCGATCTTGTGCAAGTGGTTTTAAGGCGGTTAATTGGGTTATTGCTTGATTGATTTGCTGTTGTTGATCGGTTGGTAAGGCGACATTTATTCCCAAACCAATAACTAAGTCGTAAAAATCAGGTTTTTTGGCTGACATTTCTAGCAAAATACCACCTAATTTAGCTGTTTTGTGTGTTGTTTTATCAAAAACAATCAGGTCGTTTGGCCATTTTAATTGTGGTTGATGATAGCCTAACTGCCGTAATGCTTTGATTACCGCTATACTCACCACGAGGCTTAATCCTTCTAAAGAAAGTGTTTTGGCAAATTGTTGATAGTAGCTTAGGATAATTTGCCCCGCAAAAGGAGATTGCCAAACTCGATTCCGTCTCCCTCGACCTGCAGTTTGTGTTTCAGCAATACATACACTTCCAGTTGTTAATCTGTCTAAATTATCTAATATATATTGATTGGTTGAGTTAACAACTGATTGATAAATAATAGGATTTTCTGGAATTTGTTGTTGTAATTGAATGGGATCAATTAATGGTGTTAAAGGTGATAAATACCACTCATTTCCTTGTTGTTGCACTGGTATCCCTTGGTTGATAAATAGTTGTAATTGCTGCAGGATTTGTTGCTGTGAACATTTTAATTGTTGGCTTAATGCGATTAAACTTAACGGTTGAGTGGTAAGAGTATGAAGGAGATCTCGCATAATTTTTTAATCATCTTGTTTTACTGGATTTAAACCTAGACCGAATAGCGTATAATGCCATACTTTAAACAATGATGGGAGAATTATGCCAATAATTAATCAGACGGCATTAGTAGCTTATAGTGCTGAACAGATGTATCAGTTAGTTAATGATTATCAGCGTTACCCTGAATTTTTACCCGGTTGTGTAGCAAGTCGGACGATTGATCAAGGTGAATATTCACTGACTGCAGAGTTAACTATTAGCAAAGCGGGAATTAGTCAGTCGTTTTCGACTCATAATACCATACAGCCTAATCGTGAAATTATCATGAAGTTGTTGGAAGGTCCTTTTAGATATTTACAAGGTAGATGGTTGTTTGAACCTTTTGATGAACAGAGTTGTCAGATTAGTTTGTATTTAGAATTTGAGTTTTCTAACCCATTGATGAGTATGTTATTTAGTCCTATTTTTCAACAGCTTACTTCACAAATGATTGAGGCATTTAAATTGCGAGCAAAAGAGGTTTATGCTTTATGAGCGAACAGCTTGAAATTACAGTAGAAGTTGCTTATGCCTTGGCTGAACGGTATTTTTTAAAGAAAATAAAGGTAAAATCTGGTTGTAATATTCAATCGGTTATTTTGCAATCAGGTGTGTTATCACAATTTAAAGAAATTGATTTGCGTGAGAATAAAGTTGGGATTTTCAGTCGCCCAGCAAAATTAACGGATCTAGCACAAGATGGTGATCGAATAGAAATTTATCGCCCATTACTGGCTGATCCAAAAGAGATCAGACGTAAACGTGCAGAACAACAACGAGAACAAGAACGTATCGCAAAGCAAGCAAATAAGGTAAAAAATCATCACCAATAAGAATGATGATAAATTGACGCCAACCCATTTTTTAACTTAAGGAAAAATAATGATGAATATTCCTTTTTGTTTACCTAAAAATATAACTGCAGAGCAGTTTCTAAGTGAATATTGGCAGAAAAAGCCACTCTTTATCCCAAATGGTTTACCACAAATAGTGGGAATGTTTACACCTGAGGATATTATTGAATTAGCACAGCAAGATGAAGTTACAGCACGTTTAATTACAACTAAAGAAGATAGCGATGGCGAAAACTGGCAATTAAAAACCAGTCCATTAACGACGACAGATTTTCAAAATCTTCCTGAAAAATGGTCGGTATTAGTCCAAAATCTCGAGCAATGGTCACCAGAGTTAGGGCAGTTGTGGAAAGCATTTGGTTTTATTCCACAGTGGCAACGTGATGATATTATGGTTTCTTTTGCGCCTAAAAATGGTTCAGTTGGTAAACATTATGATGAATATGATGTTTTTTTAGTCCAAGGTTATGGGCATCGCCGTTGGCAATTAGGTAAATGGTGTGATCCTAGTACAGAATTTAAACCTAACCAGCCGATACGAATCTTTGATGAGATGGGAGAATTAATCTTTGATCAGGTGATGCAACCCGGTGATGTTTTATATGTTCCATCACGTTTATCACACTATGGCGTAGCACAAGATGATTGTTTAACTTTTTCATTTGGTTTGCGTTATCCAAATGCTGCAGACTTACTTGAGAATCTTTGTAAAGCAATTGAACAATACAGTGATCAAGGGACAAGTTTACAGCTTCCATTTCGGCTTCCTGTGGTAAAGCAAGCGAATGCTGTATTAGAAAATACTAGTGTTCAACAGTTGAAACAACAACTTATCTCAATATTACAGAGTGATAATCCACACATTGATCAATTATTTCAACATGCGGTGGCAACCGCAGTGAGTTGCCGCCGTTATCCATTATTAGCGACAGATGAAGGGTATTATCCAGAAGAAATCAGCGAAGCGTTACAGTCTGGAGGATCTTTGATGCAAGATAGTAATTGTAAAATTATTTATACTGCAATCCCAGAACGGATTTATATTAATGGTGAATGGATTGATGAGTTGACAGAGATAGAGCGTTCACTTTTGATTGAGATTGCTAATGGTGGTGTGATTGATTGGGCAAAAGTAGAACAGTTGACAACAGATCCACAGAGTTTGTCTCTATTACTTGATAGTATCTGTGATTGGTTGGATAACGGTTGGTTACTGTTAGTGTAAAAAATCAATATTAACTTTGTTAATAAAATAACTTGAACAGTTTATGCAAAATCCTGCTATTTATTCGGTTAGCCAGTTAAATCAAAGTGTGAAAATTTTGTTAGAGCAAAACTTTCAACAAGTATGGCTGAGTGGAGAGATTTCAAATTTTAGCCAACCCATTTCTGGACATTGGTATTTGACGTTAAAAGATCAGAACGCTCAGGTTCGTTGTGCAATGTTTCGTGGACGGAATTTACAGGTAAAATTTAAACCACAAAATGGTATGCAGGTGTTGGTACGAGCAAATATTAGTTTGTATGAACCGAGAGGGGATTATCAAATTATTATTGATAGTATGCAGCTTGCTGGTGATGGTTTGTTACAGCAAGAATTTGAACGTTTGAAAATGCAACTTTCTGCGGAAGGACTTTTTGCACAACAAGCAAAACAGCCGTTGCCTTCATTTTGTAAAAGGGTGGGTATTATTACTTCTAAAAGTGGTGCGGCGTTGCAAGATATTTTACAAATCTTACAACGGCGAGATCCAAGTTTAGAGGTAATTATTTATCCGAGTATGGTACAGGGGAAAGCGGCAACAGCTGAATTGATCCAAATGGTCGAAATAGCGAATTTACGTCAAGAATGCGATGTTCTAATTATTGGTCGAGGTGGTGGATCGTTAGAAGATCTTTGGTGTTTTAACCAAGAAAGTTTAGCCAGAGCGATATTTGCTTCTAAAATACCAGTGATTAGTGCAGTTGGGCATGAAACGGATATTACTATTTGTGATTTTGTGGCTGATATTCGAGCACCAACACCTTCGGCAGCAGCTGAATTGGTGAGTCGAGATCAACAAGAGTTATTGCAACAATTATTTTATCAACAACAACGTTTAGAACGTGCTTTTGATTATTTATTTAGCCGTAAACAACAAAATTTAGCTCAGTTATCTTTACGTTTGAAAAATCAACATCCGAAGACACGATTAGGTTTTTTACAGCAACAGTTGCACCAATTACACTTGCGATTACCGCAGGTAATGAAAATGAATTTAGCAAGGTATAAGCAACAACAAGAACAGCTTAATTTCAGGTTAAAGAGGCGTGATCCTTTAATAACTATTCAGTTGAAACAAGAAAAGGTCACGCAATTACATCAGCGGTTACTACGCAGTATGCAGGTAAATTTATCGACATCTTCGGTAACGTTTGGCAATTTATCACAACGTTTGATACGGTATTCTCCGTTACCATTGATTGATCAGGCAAAAAATAATCTTTTATATCAGCAACAACGTTTACGCTTTAGTATTCAACAACAACTCAAGCAGCGACAGTATCAATTTGGAGCATTATGCGATAAGTTGGATAATTTAAGTCCTTTACGTGTTTTAGCTCGTGGATATAGCATTACGCAAACACAGCAGAAACAATCAATTTTATCTACCACGCAAGTTATGGTAGGCGATAAAATTTTTACACGTGTCAATAATGGTCAGATTGAAAGTCAGGTGGTAGCACTCTATCCTGAAGATCAGGCTAGTAATAGATAAGTAACACTTTGTAAGCATAGGATTATTGAATGGAAAAGACAACTCAACATACCACTGCATTATTAAAAGAGCAGGAACAAAAAATTCGTCAAGCGGCAGCTTATGCACTTGAATTGGCAGAGAAAGCAGGTGCTAGTGCAGAAGTAGGGGTAACTAAGGCGACAGGTTTAAGTGTATCAACACGTTTTCAAGAGATAGAAAATTTAGAATTTCATAATGATGGTGCTTTAGGTATTTCAGTTTATGTAGGAAAACAGAAAGGTAATTCTTCTACTTCCGATCTTACTCCTGAAGCGATTAGACGCTCGGTTGAAGCAGCATTAACCATCGCACGCTATACCTCTGCCGATGAGTGTGCAGGATTAGCACCCGAAGAACTAATGGAGTTTAATCCCCCTGATCTAGAGTTATACCACCCAGCAGATATTAGTGTGGAACAAGCGGTTGAGCTGGCAAAAGAAGCAGAACAAGCGGCATTAAACTATGATCCTAAAATTATGAATAGTGAAGGTGGCGCTTTTAATGAAGTAAGAGGAATTCGAGTATATGGTAATACATATGGTGTATTAAATAGTTATTTATCTTCTCGTTATTCTATTTCGTGTGGTGTGATTGCGAGTGAAAATGGTCATTTAGAACGTGAATATGATTACAATGTTTCTCGCTATTTTGATCGTTTAGTATCACCAGCTGAAATTGGTCGCCGTAGTGCAGAAAAAGCAATTAAACGTTTAAATCCACAAAAATTAACAACCAGAGAATCAGCCGTTATTTTTCTTAACGATGTTGCAACAGGCTTATTTTCTCATCTAGCAGGGGCTATTAGTGGTGGTGCTTTGTATCGTAAGTCATCGTTTTTATTAAACCACTTAGGGAAAAAAATCTTACCTGAATGGTGCGATATTATTGAAAAACCACGTTTACTTGGCGGATTGGCTTCAACTGCTTTTGATAGTGAAGGGGTTCGTACTCAGGATAAGCAGATTATTCAAGATGGTTTTCTGCAAAGTTATTTATTAACCGCATATAGTGCAAGAAAGTTACAAATGCAATCTACAGGTAATGCTGGTGGGGTATATAACTGGCAGATCAGAGCAAATCGTCAGGGTGGGTTAGAGGCACTATTAAAAGAAATGGATCGTGGTTTATTAGTTACTGAATTAATGGGGCAAGGCGTTAACTTAGTTACAGGGGATTATTCACGTGGTGCTGCTGGTTTTTGGGTAGAAAATGGGCAAATTCAGTATCCTGTTTCTGAAATTACCATTGCTGGCAATGTAAAACAGATGTTTGAACAGATCGTTGCAATTAGTGATGATACAGAACTAGAGTCTAGTTTTATGACTGGTTCAGTATTATTAGCACAGATGAAAATTTCAGGTAATTAGAATAAATCTTAATCCTAAATAAGAATAATTCTTATTGACATTTAAATTTGGGTTGCTATGATAGCGACTGTCGGGAACGAGTAACTAAGCAATAGAATGTTTGGGAGAGCATTTTGTTGAATGTAATGGAAATGGATCATTGATCTGCTAGAT is part of the Mergibacter septicus genome and encodes:
- a CDS encoding RnfH family protein, which codes for MSEQLEITVEVAYALAERYFLKKIKVKSGCNIQSVILQSGVLSQFKEIDLRENKVGIFSRPAKLTDLAQDGDRIEIYRPLLADPKEIRRKRAEQQREQERIAKQANKVKNHHQ
- the birA gene encoding bifunctional biotin--[acetyl-CoA-carboxylase] ligase/biotin operon repressor BirA; this translates as MRDLLHTLTTQPLSLIALSQQLKCSQQQILQQLQLFINQGIPVQQQGNEWYLSPLTPLIDPIQLQQQIPENPIIYQSVVNSTNQYILDNLDRLTTGSVCIAETQTAGRGRRNRVWQSPFAGQIILSYYQQFAKTLSLEGLSLVVSIAVIKALRQLGYHQPQLKWPNDLIVFDKTTHKTAKLGGILLEMSAKKPDFYDLVIGLGINVALPTDQQQQINQAITQLTALKPLAQDRTKILATIIQHLNQTLSQFTQSGFSPFITQWQDYDAYFGLPVKIIQENQTITGKNIGVNIQGQLCIKTPSEILTFHSGEVSLRTIDKTTPPLS
- the pmbA gene encoding metalloprotease PmbA — protein: MEKTTQHTTALLKEQEQKIRQAAAYALELAEKAGASAEVGVTKATGLSVSTRFQEIENLEFHNDGALGISVYVGKQKGNSSTSDLTPEAIRRSVEAALTIARYTSADECAGLAPEELMEFNPPDLELYHPADISVEQAVELAKEAEQAALNYDPKIMNSEGGAFNEVRGIRVYGNTYGVLNSYLSSRYSISCGVIASENGHLEREYDYNVSRYFDRLVSPAEIGRRSAEKAIKRLNPQKLTTRESAVIFLNDVATGLFSHLAGAISGGALYRKSSFLLNHLGKKILPEWCDIIEKPRLLGGLASTAFDSEGVRTQDKQIIQDGFLQSYLLTAYSARKLQMQSTGNAGGVYNWQIRANRQGGLEALLKEMDRGLLVTELMGQGVNLVTGDYSRGAAGFWVENGQIQYPVSEITIAGNVKQMFEQIVAISDDTELESSFMTGSVLLAQMKISGN
- the xseA gene encoding exodeoxyribonuclease VII large subunit; this translates as MQNPAIYSVSQLNQSVKILLEQNFQQVWLSGEISNFSQPISGHWYLTLKDQNAQVRCAMFRGRNLQVKFKPQNGMQVLVRANISLYEPRGDYQIIIDSMQLAGDGLLQQEFERLKMQLSAEGLFAQQAKQPLPSFCKRVGIITSKSGAALQDILQILQRRDPSLEVIIYPSMVQGKAATAELIQMVEIANLRQECDVLIIGRGGGSLEDLWCFNQESLARAIFASKIPVISAVGHETDITICDFVADIRAPTPSAAAELVSRDQQELLQQLFYQQQRLERAFDYLFSRKQQNLAQLSLRLKNQHPKTRLGFLQQQLHQLHLRLPQVMKMNLARYKQQQEQLNFRLKRRDPLITIQLKQEKVTQLHQRLLRSMQVNLSTSSVTFGNLSQRLIRYSPLPLIDQAKNNLLYQQQRLRFSIQQQLKQRQYQFGALCDKLDNLSPLRVLARGYSITQTQQKQSILSTTQVMVGDKIFTRVNNGQIESQVVALYPEDQASNR
- a CDS encoding ribosomal protein uL16 3-hydroxylase is translated as MNIPFCLPKNITAEQFLSEYWQKKPLFIPNGLPQIVGMFTPEDIIELAQQDEVTARLITTKEDSDGENWQLKTSPLTTTDFQNLPEKWSVLVQNLEQWSPELGQLWKAFGFIPQWQRDDIMVSFAPKNGSVGKHYDEYDVFLVQGYGHRRWQLGKWCDPSTEFKPNQPIRIFDEMGELIFDQVMQPGDVLYVPSRLSHYGVAQDDCLTFSFGLRYPNAADLLENLCKAIEQYSDQGTSLQLPFRLPVVKQANAVLENTSVQQLKQQLISILQSDNPHIDQLFQHAVATAVSCRRYPLLATDEGYYPEEISEALQSGGSLMQDSNCKIIYTAIPERIYINGEWIDELTEIERSLLIEIANGGVIDWAKVEQLTTDPQSLSLLLDSICDWLDNGWLLLV
- the metK gene encoding methionine adenosyltransferase, which gives rise to MSIYLFTSESVSEGHPDKIADQISDAVLDEILKQDPKARVACETYVKTGMALIGGEITTSAWVDIENLARQVICDIGYTSSDMGFDGNSCAVLNAIGKQSSDINQGVDRENPLDQGAGDQGIMFGYATNETEVLMPAAITYSHRLMERQAEVRKKGILPWLRPDAKSQLTFAYENGKIKGIDAVVLSTQHCDSVSQADLHEGVMEEIIKPILPSQWLNQDTKYFINPTGRFVIGGPMGDCGLTGRKIIVDTYGGAARHGGGAFSGKDPSKVDRSAAYAARYVAKNIVAAGLADRCEIQLSYAIGVAEPTSVMIETFGTGKVSNDTLVKLVRQHFDLRPYGLIKMLDLIRPIYRQTAAYGHFGREQFPWEKTDKAEELKAAIK
- a CDS encoding type II toxin-antitoxin system RatA family toxin, with the protein product MPIINQTALVAYSAEQMYQLVNDYQRYPEFLPGCVASRTIDQGEYSLTAELTISKAGISQSFSTHNTIQPNREIIMKLLEGPFRYLQGRWLFEPFDEQSCQISLYLEFEFSNPLMSMLFSPIFQQLTSQMIEAFKLRAKEVYAL
- the rluC gene encoding 23S rRNA pseudouridine(955/2504/2580) synthase RluC, translating into MNDKQTAQHSVQFITIDDDQAGQRIDNFLLAKLKGVPKSMIYRIVRKGEVRVNKGRIKPEYKLQAGDTVRVPPIRTSETNQPIISQKLNRVAELEQQIIYEDDCLLVLNKPSGMAVHGGSGVDFGVIEALRALRPQARFLELVHRLDRDTSGILLVAKKRSALRHLHEQLRLKTVQKDYLALVRGQWQSHCKVVRAPLLKNELSSGERIVKVSDQGKPAETRFKIEERYLQATLVKASPITGRTHQIRVHCQTTGHPIAFDSKYGEKNFDQQLAMTGLNRLFLHAVAIRLTHPKSGETLQFYAPLDQQLKGVLQQLRQQ